A genomic region of uncultured Paludibaculum sp. contains the following coding sequences:
- a CDS encoding efflux RND transporter periplasmic adaptor subunit yields the protein MKRTKNLILASALISLTVGWSQTSDVVSVVAKSSSQTVDLPGEFQPFLNVDVHAKVRGYVERVLVDRGSFVKQGQLLAELSAPEMKAQIAEAESKLQASESERLQAEAELAAAQSTAERMAKAAETPGAVAGNEVVLARKRVDALKALVQSRQRANQAAESAVEAQRELASYLRITASFDGVVTERFVHPGALVGPGSDPVLLNLQQLVRLRLVVAVPEQNVSGIAPGARVEFRVPAFPDRAFAGTVARVSHSLDQKTRTMPVELDVSNSDASLAPGMYPSVKWPVRRTRPVLLVPKTSVVTTTERTFVIRVRNGRAEWVDVTKGSADGDLVEVLGHLQAGEMVVRRATDEIRDGSVLAAPRGKS from the coding sequence ATGAAGCGCACTAAGAATCTGATCCTCGCGTCCGCCCTTATCTCGCTCACCGTGGGCTGGTCTCAGACTTCCGATGTCGTCTCTGTCGTCGCCAAGTCCAGCTCGCAGACGGTCGATCTGCCCGGGGAGTTTCAGCCGTTTCTCAATGTCGATGTCCACGCGAAGGTACGCGGCTATGTGGAGCGAGTGCTCGTCGATCGTGGCAGTTTCGTGAAGCAGGGGCAGTTGCTGGCCGAACTCAGCGCGCCGGAGATGAAGGCCCAGATTGCTGAAGCGGAGTCGAAACTGCAGGCGTCGGAGTCCGAGAGGCTACAGGCGGAAGCCGAACTCGCCGCTGCGCAGAGCACGGCTGAACGTATGGCCAAAGCTGCCGAAACGCCCGGGGCGGTGGCGGGCAACGAGGTGGTTCTGGCCCGCAAGCGCGTGGACGCCCTGAAGGCTCTGGTTCAGTCGAGACAGCGGGCCAACCAGGCCGCGGAATCCGCCGTCGAGGCCCAGAGAGAACTCGCCTCCTACCTGCGGATCACGGCCTCCTTCGATGGCGTTGTGACGGAGCGGTTTGTCCACCCTGGCGCCCTCGTCGGTCCCGGCAGCGATCCCGTTCTCCTCAACCTTCAGCAACTCGTCCGCCTGCGGTTGGTGGTCGCGGTGCCGGAGCAGAATGTGAGCGGGATCGCCCCCGGTGCGCGGGTCGAGTTCCGCGTACCCGCCTTCCCTGACCGTGCCTTTGCCGGCACAGTGGCCCGCGTTTCTCATTCGCTCGATCAGAAGACGCGCACCATGCCCGTCGAGCTCGACGTGTCGAACTCCGACGCCTCGCTGGCACCGGGCATGTATCCGTCCGTGAAGTGGCCGGTGCGGCGCACGCGCCCGGTCCTCCTGGTCCCCAAGACCAGCGTGGTGACCACGACCGAGAGGACGTTCGTCATCCGCGTCCGCAATGGGAGAGCGGAATGGGTGGACGTGACGAAGGGATCGGCGGACGGCGACCTCGTGGAAGTGTTGGGGCACCTGCAGGCCGGCGAGATGGTGGTC
- a CDS encoding efflux RND transporter permease subunit produces MRFVLAALSRPLTVVVALLTVALGAILAVKRMPVDIFPQVGDPAIYVAQPYGGMDPAQMEGYLTYYYEYHFLYITGIDHVESKSVQGAALMKLVFHEGTNMSQAMAETVGYVNRARAFMPPGAVPPFITRFDAGSVAVGQLVFSSATHSQGELQDFALNRVRPLFATLPGVSAPPPFGGNQRTIVVTLNPGKLQQYRISPDEAIAAVSKASLVMPSGNMWTGKVERIARTNAALGGNLAELLGTPIRPGAGTAVYLRDIATIESGTDIITAYAHVNGKRTVYIPVTKRADASTLAVINAVKANLPEFRKVLPDDVDVRLEFDQSPYVTNSINGLVTEGLLGAALTGLMVLLFLRDWRSALIVVLNIPFALLAAVVALWVTGQSINIMTLGGLALAVGVLVDEATVEIENIHSQMLPGVSRARAVVEACSRTAVARLLSMFCILAVFVPSFFMVGVGRQLFVPLSLAVAFSMIASYLLSSSLVPVFSTWLMKEGHRGEEREGLFGRLRSLYESYLRVTLKVRWPLALGYLALTMGLVFVLLPRLGTEIFPDANAPLMRIRLRAATGTRIEETERIALKALDSIQAAIGPANVRITSDFVGTIPSSYPVNLIHLFTSGPHEAIIQVALAPTAQRGEVLREKLRERLKADLPGTTISFEAADIVTQVMSFGSPTPIEVAVQGISLQADYGFAKKLQAEMAKLAFLRDLQVAQPADFPTVDVNVDRERAGQFGLTMADVVRSVVPATSSSRFTQPNYWRDPASGNAFQIQLQLPQNHMQSVENLGELPVMQGGRSEPRLTEVAKFTLGTMPGLIERYNGQHVVSLTANVHGLTLGEAVQKIDHAIAAAGAPPKGVSVKLRGEAPALEQTLSGLKLGLLLAVLMIFLLLSANFQSARLALAIVLTIPAVLCGVLLMLLATGTTLNVQSFMGAIMAIGIAVANSILLVTFAEHARHQGRDHIGAAQEGAAGRLRAVLMTAAAMIFGMVPMAIGFGEAGAQSAPLGRAVIGGLILSTFTTLTILPSLYAILQRNASTTSPSLNPMDPESRYYEAH; encoded by the coding sequence ATGCGCTTTGTCCTAGCCGCACTATCCCGGCCTCTCACGGTGGTCGTTGCCTTGCTCACGGTCGCCCTTGGCGCGATCCTCGCTGTGAAGCGGATGCCGGTGGACATCTTTCCGCAGGTGGGCGATCCGGCCATTTACGTCGCGCAGCCCTACGGTGGTATGGATCCGGCCCAGATGGAGGGTTACCTCACTTACTACTACGAGTATCACTTCCTCTACATCACGGGCATCGATCACGTTGAGAGCAAGAGCGTACAGGGCGCCGCCCTGATGAAGCTCGTGTTTCACGAGGGCACAAACATGAGCCAGGCCATGGCCGAGACCGTGGGCTATGTGAACCGCGCCCGTGCCTTCATGCCGCCCGGCGCCGTGCCTCCGTTCATTACCCGCTTCGACGCCGGCAGCGTCGCCGTCGGGCAACTGGTCTTCAGCAGCGCCACGCACAGCCAGGGAGAATTGCAGGACTTCGCGCTGAACCGCGTTCGGCCGCTCTTCGCAACCCTGCCCGGGGTCTCCGCTCCGCCACCATTCGGCGGTAATCAGCGCACCATCGTCGTCACTCTGAATCCCGGCAAACTGCAGCAATACCGGATCTCACCCGACGAGGCGATCGCCGCCGTCAGTAAGGCCTCGCTCGTCATGCCCTCCGGTAACATGTGGACCGGCAAGGTGGAGCGCATCGCGCGCACCAACGCCGCGCTGGGTGGGAACCTCGCGGAACTTCTCGGCACACCCATCCGGCCGGGCGCCGGCACGGCGGTCTACTTACGCGACATCGCCACCATCGAGAGCGGCACGGACATCATCACGGCCTACGCGCACGTGAATGGCAAGCGCACCGTCTACATCCCCGTCACCAAACGCGCCGACGCTTCCACGCTGGCCGTGATCAACGCCGTGAAGGCCAACCTGCCGGAGTTCCGCAAGGTGCTGCCCGACGATGTAGACGTTCGTCTGGAGTTCGACCAGTCGCCTTACGTCACCAATTCCATCAACGGGCTGGTGACCGAAGGGCTGCTCGGCGCCGCGCTCACCGGGCTGATGGTACTGCTGTTCCTTCGCGATTGGCGCAGCGCTCTCATCGTCGTCCTGAACATCCCCTTCGCTCTACTCGCCGCCGTGGTGGCCTTGTGGGTGACGGGCCAGTCCATCAACATCATGACCCTCGGCGGCCTGGCGCTGGCCGTGGGCGTGCTTGTCGATGAAGCCACAGTAGAGATCGAGAACATCCACTCGCAGATGCTACCGGGCGTCTCGCGAGCTCGTGCCGTGGTGGAAGCTTGCAGCCGCACGGCCGTCGCCCGTCTGCTGTCGATGTTCTGCATCCTGGCGGTCTTCGTACCATCGTTCTTCATGGTGGGCGTGGGCCGCCAGCTCTTCGTTCCGCTGTCGCTGGCCGTTGCCTTCTCGATGATCGCGTCGTACCTGCTCTCCAGCAGTCTGGTGCCTGTCTTCTCCACGTGGCTGATGAAGGAGGGCCATCGCGGTGAAGAGCGCGAGGGCCTCTTCGGACGCCTGCGCTCGTTGTACGAGAGCTACCTGCGGGTCACGCTGAAGGTCCGTTGGCCGTTGGCCCTCGGTTACCTGGCCCTCACCATGGGTCTCGTTTTTGTCCTGCTGCCCAGGCTCGGTACCGAGATCTTTCCCGACGCCAACGCGCCTCTGATGCGCATCCGCCTGCGCGCTGCCACGGGCACGCGCATCGAGGAGACCGAGCGGATCGCCCTTAAGGCGCTGGACTCCATCCAGGCCGCGATCGGTCCCGCCAATGTTCGCATCACCAGCGACTTCGTGGGCACCATCCCCTCAAGCTATCCCGTCAACCTGATCCATCTCTTCACCAGCGGTCCGCATGAGGCCATCATCCAGGTGGCTCTCGCACCCACCGCACAGCGCGGCGAGGTGCTCCGCGAGAAACTGCGTGAACGGCTGAAGGCCGACCTGCCCGGCACCACTATCTCGTTTGAAGCCGCCGACATTGTCACCCAGGTGATGAGCTTCGGCTCGCCCACCCCCATTGAGGTGGCGGTGCAGGGCATCAGCCTCCAGGCTGACTACGGCTTCGCGAAGAAGCTTCAGGCCGAGATGGCGAAGCTGGCGTTCCTGCGCGATCTCCAGGTGGCGCAGCCCGCGGACTTTCCAACGGTCGACGTCAATGTCGATCGCGAGCGGGCCGGGCAGTTCGGTCTCACCATGGCCGATGTCGTCCGGTCAGTGGTTCCAGCCACGTCCTCGTCCCGCTTCACGCAGCCCAACTACTGGCGTGACCCGGCCTCCGGCAACGCATTTCAGATCCAACTCCAACTGCCCCAGAACCACATGCAAAGCGTCGAGAACCTGGGCGAGTTGCCGGTCATGCAGGGCGGCCGTTCAGAACCCCGGCTCACGGAAGTGGCCAAGTTCACGCTGGGTACGATGCCAGGGCTGATCGAGCGCTACAACGGCCAGCACGTCGTCAGCCTCACCGCCAATGTCCACGGCCTGACTCTGGGCGAAGCGGTACAGAAGATCGACCATGCCATCGCGGCCGCCGGCGCGCCGCCGAAGGGCGTCAGTGTCAAACTGCGCGGCGAGGCCCCTGCTCTGGAACAGACGCTCTCTGGCCTGAAGCTCGGCCTGCTCCTCGCGGTGCTCATGATCTTCCTGCTGCTTTCGGCCAACTTCCAGTCGGCGCGCCTCGCGCTGGCCATCGTACTTACGATCCCCGCCGTCCTCTGCGGAGTCCTGCTGATGCTGCTCGCAACCGGCACGACGCTCAACGTCCAGTCGTTCATGGGCGCGATCATGGCGATCGGCATTGCCGTGGCCAACTCCATCCTGCTTGTCACGTTTGCCGAGCACGCACGGCACCAGGGCCGAGACCACATCGGAGCCGCGCAGGAAGGCGCCGCCGGCCGTCTGCGGGCCGTCCTCATGACGGCGGCCGCCATGATTTTCGGCATGGTACCCATGGCCATCGGATTCGGCGAGGCCGGAGCCCAATCCGCGCCCCTCGGCCGCGCCGTCATCGGCGGCCTCATCCTCTCAACGTTCACGACGCTCACCATCCTGCCGTCCCTCTACGCGATCCTGCAGCGGAACGCGTCCACCACTTCGCCGTCGCTGAACCCGATGGATCCGGAGAGCCGATACTATGAAGCGCACTAA
- a CDS encoding TolC family protein, with product MSSPLTTSLKPRMPLPRIVAGLFVCGVAMAQQPVQSAPVSLDQAMQAALKNYPSLRVSQEQINAATAGIRLARTAYLPRVGAMAQVNRATRNNVFGTLLPQSTIPSISGPVIGSNNFGSVWGSAVGGLVSWEPFDFGLRDANVAVANAARAQSEASLKRVQFDVLVTAADAYLTVVAAQETTRAAQAGVDRSDAVLKVIAAQVSAELRPGADQSRAEAESAAARTQLIQAEQALDVARANLAQFTGGAPTTSLIAAGNLLTLPAESGTASPNTSSNPAVAEQNAAVQQAQAQLRALERSYFPKFNLQGAISARGTGAEVDGARLGGLNGLAPNTQNYAVGFTVTFPILDLPAIRAREAAQSATIRSQMAKSEQIAVELRAQWNRAVASLNGARRIAANTPVQLTAARAAVQQATARYQSGLGNITEVADAQRLLTQTEIDDSLARLGVWRGLLAIAAVGGDLQPFIAEATR from the coding sequence GTGAGTAGCCCATTGACCACCTCGCTGAAGCCACGCATGCCGCTGCCCCGCATCGTGGCGGGTCTTTTTGTCTGCGGCGTGGCCATGGCGCAGCAGCCGGTCCAGTCGGCTCCGGTGTCGCTGGACCAAGCCATGCAGGCGGCCCTCAAGAACTATCCCTCGCTCCGCGTGTCGCAGGAACAGATCAATGCGGCGACCGCCGGCATCCGCCTCGCGCGCACTGCCTATCTGCCGCGCGTGGGCGCGATGGCGCAGGTGAACCGCGCGACACGCAACAACGTCTTCGGCACCCTGTTGCCGCAAAGCACGATCCCGTCCATCTCCGGTCCGGTCATCGGCTCGAACAACTTCGGCAGCGTATGGGGCAGCGCCGTGGGCGGTCTGGTCTCCTGGGAGCCGTTCGACTTCGGGCTGCGGGACGCGAATGTCGCCGTGGCTAACGCCGCTCGCGCGCAATCCGAGGCGTCGTTGAAACGCGTGCAGTTCGATGTCTTGGTCACCGCCGCCGACGCGTACCTCACCGTGGTGGCCGCCCAAGAGACGACGCGCGCCGCGCAAGCCGGCGTCGACCGTTCCGACGCGGTCCTGAAGGTCATCGCCGCGCAGGTCTCCGCGGAACTGCGGCCCGGCGCGGACCAATCCAGAGCGGAAGCGGAATCGGCCGCCGCCCGGACGCAACTCATTCAGGCAGAACAGGCGCTCGACGTAGCGCGCGCGAATCTGGCCCAGTTCACCGGTGGGGCGCCCACCACCAGCCTCATCGCCGCGGGGAACCTCCTTACACTGCCGGCGGAAAGCGGCACGGCTTCCCCGAACACATCCTCGAACCCGGCAGTGGCCGAGCAGAACGCCGCCGTTCAACAGGCACAGGCGCAACTGCGAGCACTGGAGCGGTCTTACTTTCCCAAGTTCAATCTGCAGGGCGCGATCTCCGCTCGGGGCACTGGCGCCGAGGTGGACGGAGCCAGGCTGGGCGGGCTGAACGGCCTCGCGCCGAATACGCAGAACTACGCTGTCGGCTTCACGGTGACTTTCCCCATCCTCGACCTGCCCGCGATTCGTGCTCGCGAGGCCGCGCAGAGCGCAACGATTCGATCGCAGATGGCGAAGTCCGAGCAGATCGCCGTGGAACTGCGCGCCCAATGGAACCGGGCCGTGGCCAGCCTCAACGGCGCCCGGCGCATAGCCGCCAACACACCAGTGCAACTCACAGCCGCGCGCGCCGCGGTCCAGCAGGCTACAGCCCGCTATCAATCCGGGCTGGGCAACATCACGGAAGTCGCTGACGCGCAGCGGTTGCTTACTCAGACCGAAATCGACGACTCGCTTGCCCGCCTGGGCGTGTGGCGCGGCTTGCTCGCCATCGCGGCCGTGGGCGGAGATCTGCAACCCTTCATCGCCGAGGCAACCAGGTGA
- a CDS encoding PadR family transcriptional regulator: MSKTKAEGKQPAIDRELYSGLIRLHVLHHASEEPIFGLGMIEELARHGYRISPGSLYPILHGLEKKGYLRSKEERNGKSLRKVYRATPLGKKALDGAKHKVRELFRELVEGE; encoded by the coding sequence ATGTCGAAAACGAAAGCCGAGGGGAAACAGCCGGCCATCGATCGGGAGCTTTACTCCGGACTGATCCGCCTGCACGTCCTGCATCACGCATCGGAAGAGCCCATCTTTGGACTCGGGATGATTGAGGAGCTGGCGCGGCATGGCTACCGGATCAGCCCCGGCAGCCTCTACCCCATCCTTCACGGGCTGGAGAAGAAGGGCTATCTGCGCTCAAAGGAAGAGCGCAACGGGAAGTCGCTGCGCAAGGTCTATCGAGCCACTCCTCTGGGCAAGAAAGCGTTGGACGGCGCCAAACACAAGGTGCGTGAACTGTTTCGAGAGCTCGTGGAAGGTGAGTAG
- a CDS encoding AraC family transcriptional regulator, which produces MTADSLTGQRFHARVQTDPAGVLLAPPSPRAALVVHIGAPVMIGCDRVGRRHRGKSVHGDVDIIPVGEPSRWELKDADTALIMGLSTGLLQSVAEDSGLRGGAIEIANRFQIRDGRIEHLGWALREELEAGYPNGRLYVESLAVALSGHVVQHHSSLSGTPRETKGGLSGYRLKQVLCYIEENLGGDLSLEEVANFVGLSASHCKAAFRQSMGRPLHQYVIERRVDRARTLLLKGTSSISQAAQECGFTHASHLSFHMKRSLGFSPGLVLRQSRR; this is translated from the coding sequence TTGACAGCAGATTCGCTGACAGGCCAGCGGTTTCATGCGCGTGTGCAGACAGATCCGGCCGGCGTCCTGCTGGCCCCACCCAGCCCCCGCGCCGCGCTTGTCGTGCACATTGGAGCCCCCGTGATGATTGGCTGCGACCGCGTGGGCCGGCGGCACAGGGGCAAAAGCGTTCACGGAGACGTCGACATCATTCCCGTCGGCGAGCCCAGCCGGTGGGAATTGAAGGACGCGGACACGGCGCTGATCATGGGTCTGTCCACCGGCCTGCTGCAGTCGGTGGCGGAGGACTCCGGGCTGCGGGGCGGCGCGATCGAGATCGCCAACCGGTTCCAGATTCGCGACGGCCGCATCGAGCATCTGGGCTGGGCGTTGAGGGAAGAACTCGAAGCTGGTTATCCAAATGGCCGGCTCTACGTGGAGAGCCTGGCAGTCGCCCTCAGTGGGCACGTGGTGCAACACCATTCGAGCCTGTCTGGCACACCGCGCGAGACGAAGGGTGGCCTGTCGGGCTACCGGCTGAAGCAGGTTCTCTGCTACATCGAGGAGAACCTGGGCGGCGATCTGTCCCTGGAAGAGGTCGCGAATTTCGTCGGCCTCAGCGCCTCCCACTGCAAGGCCGCATTCCGCCAGTCGATGGGACGGCCGCTCCATCAGTACGTCATCGAGCGGCGTGTCGACCGCGCGCGGACGCTGCTCTTGAAGGGCACGAGTTCCATCAGCCAGGCGGCGCAGGAATGCGGATTCACACATGCCAGCCACCTCTCGTTTCACATGAAACGATCTCTCGGATTCTCACCCGGTCTGGTTCTACGTCAGAGTCGCAGGTAG
- a CDS encoding heparan-alpha-glucosaminide N-acetyltransferase domain-containing protein — protein sequence MTPTIPRNRLDSIDALRGAVMIIMALDHIREFVHAAAFVFSPEDLARTTPAIFFTRWITHFCAPVFMFAAGVSAFLVLNRHGDKAALSRYLWKRGLWLILLELIVVRLAFAFSLTEGLVVLAVLWGLGWSMIILGGLIRLPIQPLAILSVAVIFLHNALDPIQTSLLRSLGPLWNILHQPGVIPPQAPIFLAAYPLIPWFAVMSAGFCFGSAMVMEPEIRRRRMVQMGSAATVAFLVIRMANIYGNPAPWSSQGSAIMTVVSFLNVLKYPPSLDFLLMTLGPALLVLSVLDRMHFRPSNPLLVFGRVPLFYFLLHLYLIHVIAVVLAIVRYGSGSFLFHPLPSMGGPAALYPADYGYPLWVVYAVWIGLVVALYPICLWFDRLKSTRKSWWLRYL from the coding sequence TTGACCCCAACCATTCCCAGGAATCGACTCGACTCGATTGATGCGCTCCGTGGTGCCGTCATGATCATCATGGCGCTGGATCACATCCGCGAGTTTGTGCACGCGGCCGCCTTCGTCTTCAGTCCGGAAGACCTGGCCCGTACCACGCCCGCCATCTTCTTCACACGCTGGATCACCCACTTCTGCGCACCGGTATTCATGTTCGCCGCCGGCGTGAGCGCATTCCTTGTTCTCAACCGCCACGGTGACAAGGCTGCGCTGTCCCGGTACTTGTGGAAGCGCGGGCTTTGGCTGATCTTGCTGGAACTGATTGTCGTCCGGCTTGCCTTCGCCTTCAGCCTGACGGAAGGCTTGGTCGTGCTTGCGGTGCTGTGGGGACTGGGCTGGTCGATGATCATTCTCGGCGGCTTGATTCGCCTGCCCATCCAGCCTCTCGCAATTCTTAGCGTCGCCGTCATCTTCCTGCACAATGCACTGGATCCGATACAAACCTCGTTGCTGCGATCGCTCGGCCCGCTCTGGAATATCCTGCATCAACCGGGTGTCATCCCTCCGCAGGCGCCCATCTTCCTGGCGGCCTATCCGCTCATCCCGTGGTTTGCCGTAATGTCGGCCGGCTTCTGCTTCGGCTCCGCCATGGTAATGGAGCCAGAGATCCGCCGCCGGAGGATGGTGCAGATGGGTTCCGCGGCCACGGTCGCCTTCCTCGTCATTCGCATGGCGAACATCTACGGAAACCCGGCTCCCTGGTCGAGTCAGGGCTCCGCGATCATGACGGTCGTTTCCTTCCTGAATGTCCTCAAATACCCGCCATCGTTGGACTTTCTGCTGATGACCCTGGGGCCGGCGTTGCTCGTGCTGAGCGTGCTGGACCGCATGCACTTCCGGCCTTCCAATCCACTTCTGGTCTTCGGGCGTGTGCCTCTTTTCTACTTTCTTCTCCATCTCTATCTGATCCACGTCATCGCGGTCGTGTTGGCCATCGTTCGCTACGGATCGGGCTCCTTTCTGTTCCATCCCCTGCCTTCCATGGGTGGGCCAGCCGCCCTTTATCCGGCGGACTATGGATATCCGCTGTGGGTGGTCTACGCCGTCTGGATTGGCTTGGTCGTTGCCCTGTACCCCATATGCCTTTGGTTCGATCGTCTGAAGAGCACGCGAAAGTCCTGGTGGCTGCGCTACCTCTGA